The following proteins are co-located in the Polymorphospora rubra genome:
- a CDS encoding VWA domain-containing protein codes for MTSVSAHVVTSGASPTPATTAATSPWGPWSVAWTRHAARLTSRTDAHVTVAPAAAGGSPGRSYPATAQIQIDADLIPDPAIADPRRSVHRARAKVPVAYGVLLHECAHVIHSKWDPPPGVPPVVREAALLLEESRIEARYRAGRPRDRRWLRRAVTSIIDPTDTATDTTWSAAYAAGLLLARVDAKILYNGDVREPRRAITKILGRKLLKGLRAIWQEAQTVDDTDVDTMVALGERWCRLLGIDPTTSPDLPANDAATSTIAATIVIALDTIRLNPTDTPQPAHDSTRPGGPGRHVDTDTPITWEEREPVDAERHAANRLTALLRRARHREPARTTQPSTSPPGRLRTRAAVTLAAQRATGATPTAQPWQRTVRRPVPDPDLTVAILIDASGSMHDFAAPMSSAAWIVAQAATRAGATTATLAYGDRITLLIPPGRRPTKVRDMRADAGTERFVEACAEADRLLHLSTPGAARLLVVVSDGHYVNPDEAQAAITSLHKTGCAVLWLAPANDHWPARAYDHTTIVTVDDPTTCINPIGQAAIDALTNA; via the coding sequence ATGACCAGCGTTTCCGCACACGTCGTCACCTCCGGCGCCAGCCCAACCCCAGCCACTACGGCGGCCACGTCGCCCTGGGGGCCCTGGTCGGTGGCCTGGACCAGGCACGCCGCGCGGCTCACCAGCCGCACCGACGCCCACGTCACCGTCGCGCCCGCCGCGGCCGGCGGCTCACCAGGACGCAGCTACCCGGCCACCGCCCAGATCCAGATCGACGCCGACCTCATCCCCGACCCGGCCATCGCCGACCCCCGCCGCTCCGTACACAGGGCCAGGGCGAAGGTTCCCGTCGCCTACGGCGTCCTGCTCCACGAGTGCGCCCACGTCATCCACTCCAAGTGGGACCCGCCACCCGGGGTGCCACCCGTCGTCCGCGAAGCCGCACTCCTACTCGAGGAATCACGGATCGAAGCCCGCTACCGCGCTGGCCGGCCCCGAGACCGCAGGTGGCTGCGCCGCGCCGTCACCAGCATCATCGACCCCACCGACACCGCCACCGACACCACCTGGAGCGCCGCCTACGCCGCCGGCCTGCTCCTCGCCCGAGTCGACGCGAAGATCCTCTACAACGGCGACGTCCGCGAACCACGACGCGCCATCACCAAGATTCTCGGCCGCAAGCTCCTCAAAGGCCTCCGCGCAATCTGGCAGGAGGCCCAGACCGTCGACGACACCGACGTCGACACCATGGTGGCCCTCGGTGAACGGTGGTGCCGGCTGCTCGGCATCGACCCCACCACCAGCCCCGACCTGCCCGCCAACGACGCGGCCACCAGCACCATCGCCGCGACGATCGTGATCGCCCTCGACACCATCCGCCTCAACCCCACCGACACCCCACAACCCGCACACGACAGCACACGGCCCGGTGGGCCCGGCCGCCACGTCGACACCGACACACCGATCACCTGGGAGGAACGCGAGCCGGTCGACGCCGAACGCCACGCCGCGAACCGGCTCACCGCCCTGCTACGACGCGCCCGCCACCGCGAACCCGCCCGCACCACCCAGCCCAGCACCAGCCCACCCGGACGGCTACGCACCCGCGCCGCCGTCACCCTCGCCGCCCAACGAGCCACCGGCGCCACCCCCACCGCCCAACCCTGGCAGCGCACCGTACGCAGACCTGTTCCCGACCCCGACCTGACCGTCGCGATCCTGATCGACGCCTCCGGCTCCATGCACGACTTCGCCGCCCCCATGTCCTCCGCCGCGTGGATCGTCGCCCAAGCCGCCACCCGCGCTGGCGCCACCACCGCCACCCTCGCCTACGGCGACCGGATCACCCTGCTCATCCCACCCGGGCGCCGGCCAACCAAGGTCCGCGACATGCGCGCCGATGCCGGAACGGAAAGGTTCGTGGAGGCGTGCGCAGAAGCCGACCGGCTCCTGCACCTGTCCACCCCTGGCGCGGCACGACTGCTCGTCGTCGTCTCCGACGGCCACTACGTCAATCCCGACGAAGCCCAGGCCGCCATCACCAGCCTCCACAAGACCGGATGCGCCGTGCTGTGGCTCGCCCCCGCAAACGACCACTGGCCAGCCAGGGCCTACGACCACACCACCATCGTCACAGTCGACGACCCCACCACCTGCATCAACCCCATCGGCCAAGCAGCCATCGACGCCCTCACCAACGCCTGA
- a CDS encoding DUF6193 family natural product biosynthesis protein produces MADARGVWGEAARWYPEIVVVGDAHLAWQAEFDRGEIPLRACPRESENAHRTATVGNGELCADLLLSPWERKFYLALRAGRSTLLQGHAADLAAAAGAARLWLSGARPGQVAAVWPFLGSVALAEARERGDRREASWLWLYENHGANPIGARLRAFVALAFHEPRLRALLPYTSHWTLRFSTKQGWPFSLDLPVVDPAPTPDRYVVRTRDGRAHDETDAAGALRLVLADLPG; encoded by the coding sequence GTGGCTGATGCACGGGGCGTTTGGGGTGAGGCGGCTCGTTGGTATCCGGAGATTGTTGTGGTAGGCGACGCGCACCTGGCCTGGCAGGCCGAGTTCGACCGGGGGGAGATACCGCTTCGGGCGTGCCCACGGGAGAGCGAGAACGCTCATCGCACCGCGACTGTGGGGAACGGCGAGTTGTGCGCGGACCTGCTGCTCAGCCCGTGGGAGCGGAAGTTCTATCTCGCGCTCCGCGCTGGCCGGTCCACGCTTCTGCAGGGCCATGCCGCGGATCTGGCGGCAGCGGCCGGCGCGGCCCGGCTGTGGCTGTCCGGGGCCCGGCCGGGGCAGGTCGCGGCGGTGTGGCCGTTCCTGGGCTCGGTGGCCCTCGCCGAGGCGCGGGAACGAGGCGATCGCCGGGAGGCGAGCTGGCTGTGGTTGTACGAGAATCACGGCGCGAATCCAATCGGGGCTCGGCTGCGGGCCTTTGTCGCTCTGGCGTTCCACGAGCCACGACTGCGGGCGTTGCTGCCGTACACCAGCCATTGGACCCTCCGCTTCAGCACGAAACAGGGCTGGCCCTTCAGCCTGGACCTTCCCGTGGTCGACCCGGCACCGACCCCGGACCGGTACGTGGTGCGGACACGCGACGGGCGAGCCCACGACGAGACCGACGCGGCTGGCGCCCTGCGGCTCGTGCTGGCCGACCTGCCAGGCTGA
- a CDS encoding AAA family ATPase, with the protein MTTPIHPAKPKAKPRPIFWPVVTLLADEPSRAFSITDIGKALPGRSSGAIGSALYRLTDRGWAKMSFGPPRRYTITALGLAAFKAHTGYGAIPTPPAAPTPAPAAPASAPAGPVPPRPGAVLRPNGDWYLPRQLGDGTDIEVLRKLRGDKIAVLLYGPPGTGKTSLIEAAYPDAITVAGHGDTTVEDLVGNFVPLPDGGFEFSHGPLVTAMRDGRALFIDDATLIPPRVLAVLYPAMDGRATITITAHHNETVTATDGFFVCAGHNPGVHGAILTEALASRFSVHIEVTTDFDLARSLGVPHGAIDAAITLNQRLGKHEIDWAPQLRELLAFKRIAASLGLPAAVANLAAIAPEPDRPAVVEALQRAYRGAAITPLTLGKQK; encoded by the coding sequence GTGACCACCCCCATTCACCCCGCCAAGCCGAAGGCCAAGCCACGCCCCATCTTCTGGCCCGTGGTCACCCTCCTCGCGGACGAGCCGAGCCGCGCCTTCTCGATCACCGACATCGGCAAGGCGTTGCCCGGCCGGTCGTCCGGCGCTATCGGCTCCGCCCTGTACCGGCTCACCGACCGCGGCTGGGCCAAGATGTCCTTCGGCCCGCCTCGCCGGTACACCATCACCGCGCTCGGGCTGGCCGCGTTCAAGGCCCACACCGGCTACGGCGCCATCCCCACCCCACCAGCCGCCCCCACCCCTGCCCCGGCGGCGCCAGCGTCGGCGCCGGCCGGGCCGGTGCCGCCACGGCCCGGCGCCGTACTGCGCCCCAACGGCGACTGGTACCTGCCCCGCCAGCTCGGCGACGGCACCGACATCGAAGTCCTCCGCAAGCTACGCGGCGACAAGATCGCCGTTCTGCTCTACGGCCCGCCCGGCACCGGAAAGACCAGCCTCATCGAAGCCGCCTACCCCGACGCGATCACCGTCGCCGGCCACGGCGACACCACCGTCGAGGACCTCGTCGGCAACTTCGTCCCACTACCCGACGGCGGCTTCGAGTTCTCCCACGGCCCCCTCGTCACCGCCATGCGCGACGGTCGCGCCCTGTTCATCGACGACGCCACCCTCATCCCACCCCGCGTACTCGCCGTCCTCTACCCCGCGATGGACGGCCGGGCCACGATCACCATCACCGCCCACCACAACGAGACCGTCACCGCCACCGACGGCTTCTTCGTCTGCGCCGGCCACAACCCCGGCGTCCACGGCGCGATCCTCACCGAAGCCCTCGCCAGCCGCTTCTCCGTCCACATCGAGGTCACCACCGACTTCGACCTCGCCCGCTCCCTCGGCGTCCCCCACGGCGCCATCGACGCCGCCATCACCCTCAACCAGCGACTCGGCAAGCACGAGATCGACTGGGCACCCCAACTACGTGAGCTGCTGGCGTTCAAGCGCATCGCCGCGAGCCTCGGCCTACCCGCAGCGGTGGCGAACCTGGCCGCGATCGCGCCGGAACCCGACCGGCCAGCGGTCGTCGAGGCCCTCCAACGCGCCTACCGCGGCGCCGCGATCACCCCGCTCACCCTCGGCAAGCAGAAGTAG
- a CDS encoding GGDEF domain-containing protein, with protein sequence MSHLTSYLTAAGGVLAGVAAAVPLLGWQRRVLRRQRQAIASREDALGQWRSLAMRNETSGLPNRRALLAHLDATLILGEPLGVVLLDLDRFKAVNDVLGHELGNDLLSEVGRRLACLPPPVALAVHLSGDEFALVVHGDGADTDASARAAYDRIAGRAFDIAGRWVAVSASVGYAVAVPGMGARDVLHAADQAMYLAKHGEGGVCPYTPDRDGDQTPPGRYRDLR encoded by the coding sequence GTGTCCCATCTAACCTCCTACCTCACCGCGGCCGGCGGCGTCCTCGCCGGCGTCGCCGCCGCCGTGCCGCTGCTCGGCTGGCAGCGGCGGGTTCTCCGCCGGCAACGGCAGGCGATCGCCAGCCGGGAGGATGCCCTCGGCCAGTGGCGGAGCCTGGCCATGCGCAACGAGACCAGCGGCCTGCCGAACCGGCGGGCCCTGCTGGCGCATCTCGACGCCACCCTCATCCTCGGCGAGCCGCTCGGGGTCGTGCTGCTCGACCTCGACCGGTTCAAGGCGGTCAACGACGTCCTCGGCCACGAGCTCGGTAACGACCTGCTGTCCGAGGTCGGTCGCCGCCTGGCCTGCCTGCCACCGCCGGTGGCGCTGGCCGTGCACCTGTCCGGTGACGAGTTCGCCCTCGTCGTGCACGGCGATGGCGCCGATACCGATGCCTCCGCCCGGGCCGCGTACGACCGGATCGCGGGGCGGGCGTTCGACATCGCCGGCCGATGGGTCGCGGTCTCCGCCAGTGTCGGCTACGCCGTCGCCGTGCCGGGCATGGGCGCCCGTGACGTGCTGCACGCGGCGGACCAGGCCATGTACCTGGCCAAGCACGGCGAGGGCGGCGTGTGCCCGTACACGCCTGACCGTGACGGTGACCAGACTCCGCCCGGCCGGTACCGCGACCTGCGGTAG
- a CDS encoding BTAD domain-containing putative transcriptional regulator — protein MRVARAVWEAAWIMLFLAGVPVVLVRLAGLPNPRVVPDRRALVAWIAEPLTPGFVGGCLAAVAWLLWALVVAVAVARVTTRLSSRRRWLARVRLPAPVQGLAAALLGAAAVSSASPALAHPTMPVAVTDTHSDQVRETRPTTVAGGFTTTRTEQAGTAGESGQVTVRRGDTLWKIADTRLDDPARWREIYRLNADQYPLRGGHHLRPGWVLTLPSPPEAPTVPPRQQPPPAPTEDQSPPTTADGGPVAPAAPPTSGPTTDASSPDGEDLAGGQGEECPPGVSLPGGWIGIGVATAIMAAATLTVARRRRHDGKPPPPPGTPLDEADLAGLPPVVTDIQRALLDQTSTPDIPADDVATTDGLDDPGQDSPSAGAMRASAVPGPAYLDWRARSWPAHGLAVTGPGALAAARGILASALTNEQQDEPDVHGHVVVDGHTLAVLTGGTVHTGTGTGTVPGLTVTGGLPDALALLEQEILHRSRILADHDAGTITDLRNTVTDVEPLPSLLLIADATTATQDHARLTVLLTQGHHLDIRGLLLGVWPQSPTVTVVPDGATSPTDADEPDTSQGGWLPVVDTAAVTDLLRLLAESDDGQAPASSATTTESAAVSTGGPGPRQGHNDEKATDPSPTGPDSGTYATGRALQSDEREPQQSQDGNARRIFEPAATGGRATAEAQPPDDPAGQVADVEGLVRVQVLGAARIVDVDTTIPLRAKSLELLVYLAVHDGEASQEAILDDLLPEAPAAKAPHRLHTYVSALRKTLKLTGGPDTYLTHPSHRYALNRQAFDIDLWRMRDAIRDAERATNDTDRITALRRAVDAYNGGLADGFDYEWIEAYREAVRRQARDAHLTLAAALTDPTEALAVVEAAIVDDPYAEPLYQQAMRAHAALGQADQVHALHQTLARRLQEIDAEPSPETTALADQFTASVRQRGAGRRNDGAPQRRGRA, from the coding sequence ATGCGGGTGGCGCGGGCCGTGTGGGAAGCCGCATGGATCATGCTGTTCCTGGCCGGGGTACCCGTGGTCCTGGTTCGCCTGGCCGGCCTACCCAACCCCCGGGTCGTACCCGACCGGCGGGCGCTGGTCGCCTGGATCGCCGAGCCGCTCACGCCCGGGTTCGTCGGCGGCTGTCTGGCCGCCGTCGCGTGGCTGCTCTGGGCCCTGGTGGTGGCGGTGGCCGTTGCCCGTGTCACGACGAGGTTGTCGTCGCGGCGCCGGTGGCTGGCCCGGGTGCGCCTGCCCGCGCCGGTGCAGGGCTTGGCGGCCGCGCTGCTCGGCGCGGCCGCGGTCAGCTCTGCCAGCCCCGCCCTCGCCCACCCCACGATGCCGGTCGCCGTGACCGACACCCACTCCGACCAGGTCCGCGAGACCCGACCAACCACCGTTGCCGGCGGCTTCACCACGACCAGGACCGAACAGGCCGGTACGGCTGGGGAGTCCGGGCAGGTGACCGTGCGGCGCGGCGACACCCTGTGGAAGATCGCCGATACTCGCCTGGACGACCCGGCCCGCTGGCGCGAGATCTACCGGCTGAACGCCGACCAGTACCCGCTACGGGGCGGACACCATCTACGGCCCGGCTGGGTCCTGACCCTGCCCAGCCCACCAGAAGCCCCGACCGTCCCACCCCGCCAGCAGCCGCCACCGGCCCCGACCGAGGACCAGTCCCCGCCCACCACGGCAGACGGCGGCCCCGTTGCGCCGGCCGCACCGCCGACCAGCGGGCCCACCACCGACGCCTCGTCTCCCGATGGGGAAGATCTGGCCGGTGGCCAGGGAGAGGAGTGCCCGCCCGGGGTGTCGCTGCCCGGCGGTTGGATCGGCATCGGCGTCGCCACCGCGATCATGGCCGCGGCCACCCTGACCGTGGCCCGCCGCCGACGCCACGACGGGAAGCCGCCACCGCCGCCCGGCACACCCCTCGACGAAGCCGACCTCGCAGGACTGCCTCCCGTCGTGACCGACATCCAACGCGCCCTACTCGACCAGACCAGCACACCCGACATCCCGGCCGACGACGTCGCAACGACCGACGGCCTCGACGATCCCGGGCAGGACAGTCCGTCAGCCGGTGCCATGCGCGCCAGCGCCGTACCCGGCCCTGCGTACCTCGACTGGCGGGCGCGTTCCTGGCCAGCTCATGGGCTTGCGGTCACCGGCCCCGGCGCCCTCGCGGCGGCACGCGGCATCCTGGCCAGCGCCCTGACCAACGAGCAGCAGGACGAACCCGACGTCCATGGCCACGTCGTCGTTGACGGCCACACGCTGGCCGTCTTGACCGGCGGCACCGTCCACACCGGCACCGGCACCGGCACCGTCCCCGGCCTGACCGTCACCGGCGGCCTGCCGGACGCCCTCGCCCTGCTCGAGCAGGAGATCCTGCACCGCAGCCGGATCCTCGCCGACCACGACGCCGGCACCATCACCGACCTACGAAACACCGTCACTGACGTCGAACCGCTGCCGTCCCTGCTGCTCATCGCCGACGCCACCACCGCCACCCAGGACCACGCCCGCCTCACGGTCCTGCTTACTCAGGGCCACCACCTCGACATCCGAGGCCTGCTCCTCGGTGTCTGGCCCCAGAGCCCGACCGTCACCGTGGTACCCGACGGCGCCACCAGCCCCACGGATGCCGACGAGCCGGACACCTCCCAAGGTGGGTGGCTGCCTGTCGTCGACACCGCTGCCGTCACCGACCTGCTCCGGCTCCTAGCGGAATCGGATGACGGGCAGGCGCCCGCCAGCAGCGCCACCACCACGGAGTCGGCCGCCGTCTCGACCGGTGGACCCGGCCCTCGCCAGGGCCACAACGACGAAAAGGCCACCGATCCCTCTCCCACCGGCCCGGACAGCGGCACCTACGCCACAGGCAGGGCTCTCCAGTCCGACGAACGGGAACCCCAGCAGAGCCAGGACGGCAACGCACGGAGGATCTTCGAACCAGCCGCTACCGGCGGACGCGCGACCGCCGAGGCCCAGCCGCCGGACGACCCGGCGGGCCAGGTGGCGGACGTCGAAGGCCTTGTCCGGGTGCAGGTCCTCGGAGCCGCGCGCATCGTCGACGTCGATACCACGATCCCGCTGCGGGCCAAGTCCCTCGAACTGCTCGTCTATCTCGCCGTCCACGACGGCGAGGCCAGCCAGGAGGCGATCCTCGACGACCTGCTCCCCGAGGCCCCCGCCGCCAAGGCCCCACACCGCCTGCACACCTACGTATCCGCCCTACGCAAGACCCTCAAACTCACCGGCGGCCCCGACACCTACCTCACCCACCCAAGCCACCGCTACGCCCTCAACCGCCAAGCCTTCGACATCGACCTGTGGCGCATGCGCGACGCGATACGCGACGCCGAACGAGCCACCAACGACACCGACCGCATCACCGCCCTGCGACGCGCCGTCGACGCCTACAACGGTGGGCTCGCCGACGGCTTCGACTACGAGTGGATCGAGGCGTATCGCGAAGCCGTCCGCCGTCAGGCCCGCGACGCCCACCTCACCCTCGCCGCCGCCCTGACCGACCCCACCGAAGCCCTCGCCGTCGTGGAGGCCGCGATCGTCGACGACCCGTACGCCGAACCGCTTTACCAACAGGCGATGCGCGCCCACGCCGCCCTCGGACAGGCCGACCAGGTTCACGCTCTACACCAGACCCTGGCCCGCCGCCTACAGGAGATCGACGCCGAACCGAGCCCCGAAACCACAGCCCTGGCAGACCAGTTCACCGCTAGCGTGCGACAGCGTGGCGCGGGCCGGCGGAACGACGGTGCCCCACAGCGGCGGGGGCGGGCATGA
- a CDS encoding AlbA family DNA-binding domain-containing protein, translated as MTTPRPAWDPTSYAEAVADIDHGKVAEHHYLELKAEYRRGQNEEMRKDIAALANDSGVLVVGVEEDKETRKAVKATPIQLAGFIERVENATLALDPPLHVECHALPDPDDQTRGVVFIRVPASSLAPHQATNRYYGRDECSVYRLSDAEVEVLIRRRTERVNHITASLSNPELFEGLAPTGRLAVVAHPTTNHNDELLAGFQAPTDYYRWLDEQAEKATAAVDRLAGAAPALDRFVDRSWNPTIQWASTHERRPAGVARVTRPRNHGEGRQSHFVVYESGVVIFVVDDLVKPEWGIQPSRQAFDWRTMWTATMWTACMARQVCRSAGLTDTGVGIGIRVEDFAGSIPETAYIEQDSFKRMRVRDDVVAWNGGTYQRVTQVSAAEAKKDLAGMVRTLFGQLMRSTGLGRFVP; from the coding sequence GTGACAACCCCTCGTCCTGCTTGGGATCCCACGTCGTACGCCGAAGCCGTTGCTGATATCGACCACGGCAAGGTCGCCGAGCATCACTACCTCGAACTGAAGGCCGAGTACAGACGTGGCCAGAACGAGGAAATGCGCAAAGACATAGCGGCACTCGCAAACGACAGCGGCGTGCTGGTCGTCGGGGTTGAGGAAGATAAGGAGACGCGAAAGGCGGTCAAGGCGACGCCAATCCAGCTCGCCGGCTTCATTGAGCGTGTGGAAAACGCCACCCTCGCACTCGACCCGCCGCTGCACGTCGAGTGTCACGCACTGCCGGACCCAGACGACCAGACCCGCGGCGTCGTGTTCATTCGGGTTCCTGCGAGTTCACTCGCTCCGCATCAGGCGACCAACCGCTACTACGGGCGCGACGAATGTTCCGTCTACCGGCTCTCCGACGCTGAGGTCGAGGTCCTGATACGTCGGCGCACCGAGCGGGTGAACCACATAACAGCTAGCCTATCGAACCCAGAACTGTTCGAGGGGTTGGCGCCGACGGGACGTCTCGCGGTGGTGGCGCATCCCACGACAAATCACAACGACGAACTCCTGGCAGGATTTCAGGCGCCAACCGACTACTACCGCTGGCTCGACGAGCAGGCCGAGAAGGCGACGGCTGCCGTCGATCGACTTGCGGGCGCCGCGCCTGCGCTCGACCGGTTTGTCGACCGGTCTTGGAATCCCACGATCCAGTGGGCGAGCACCCACGAACGCCGGCCAGCCGGGGTTGCCCGAGTAACGCGACCACGCAACCACGGAGAGGGGAGGCAAAGCCACTTCGTTGTCTACGAGTCGGGCGTGGTGATTTTCGTTGTCGACGATCTAGTAAAGCCGGAGTGGGGTATCCAGCCCTCACGACAGGCATTCGACTGGAGAACGATGTGGACCGCCACGATGTGGACTGCCTGCATGGCGCGCCAGGTGTGCCGGTCGGCCGGGCTAACCGACACCGGAGTGGGCATCGGCATCCGAGTCGAGGACTTCGCCGGATCGATCCCCGAAACCGCATACATCGAACAGGACTCGTTCAAACGTATGCGAGTACGCGACGACGTGGTTGCCTGGAATGGCGGGACGTATCAGCGCGTTACCCAGGTGTCAGCGGCAGAAGCGAAGAAAGACCTGGCGGGAATGGTGCGTACTCTATTCGGCCAACTGATGCGTTCTACGGGACTCGGCAGGTTCGTACCTTAG
- a CDS encoding HEPN domain-containing protein, whose protein sequence is MPSNATLVFEKLEQDVNALLTLHTGCGSPGRPKGDNRPLLRSALVVLVTAWENYVEQVLSEATDHVIPTIAADPTLLSPFLREAVANKAEKSVWAVIGDGWLDVARKRLNHEIGTFNNAASRQVNDLTRKVLGIESILDAVNWQQYDAMKAQAELTALVNDIRGEIVHRGTTPSSLHLAGVKSWQSFMNNLVRCFDEALAEAVAMRYGSRPW, encoded by the coding sequence ATGCCATCGAACGCAACCTTGGTCTTCGAGAAGCTGGAGCAGGACGTCAACGCCCTGCTGACGCTGCATACCGGATGCGGATCCCCCGGCCGGCCGAAGGGCGACAACCGCCCTCTGCTGCGATCCGCGCTTGTTGTGCTCGTGACTGCCTGGGAGAACTACGTCGAGCAGGTTCTCAGCGAGGCGACCGACCACGTCATCCCAACGATCGCCGCTGATCCAACCTTGCTGTCGCCTTTTCTGAGAGAGGCCGTCGCTAACAAGGCCGAGAAGTCCGTCTGGGCCGTCATCGGTGACGGCTGGCTCGACGTCGCTAGGAAACGTCTGAATCACGAGATTGGCACTTTCAACAACGCGGCCAGCCGCCAGGTGAACGATCTGACCAGGAAAGTGCTGGGCATCGAGAGCATCCTTGATGCCGTCAACTGGCAGCAGTACGACGCCATGAAGGCTCAAGCTGAGCTGACCGCGCTCGTCAACGACATCAGGGGCGAGATCGTGCATCGGGGCACAACGCCCAGCAGCCTGCACCTGGCCGGAGTCAAATCGTGGCAAAGCTTCATGAACAACCTCGTCCGTTGCTTCGACGAGGCGCTGGCGGAAGCTGTTGCCATGCGATACGGATCCCGCCCCTGGTGA
- a CDS encoding DUF4240 domain-containing protein — MEWAVFWRIVEGARAEVGSDTERVAQVLLRRLRALASDEIEQFEELWFQAQDELYRWPIRDAATLLLGSIDDNDFLAVQDWIVSHGRQTMQRVQDDPDSLVELAPDRHNARIDWFCGLPLEAHIAATGSPLAIDGPSGSDTPAGTPADMTDETRTRQRFPRLTAYLDNNPWVEAPWGRAAS; from the coding sequence ATGGAGTGGGCGGTCTTCTGGCGCATCGTCGAAGGTGCCCGGGCTGAGGTGGGCAGTGATACCGAACGCGTTGCCCAGGTGCTCCTCCGTCGCCTCCGCGCGTTAGCTTCGGACGAGATTGAACAGTTCGAGGAACTCTGGTTCCAGGCACAGGACGAGCTCTACCGCTGGCCGATCCGGGACGCTGCGACGCTACTGCTGGGTTCCATCGACGATAATGACTTCCTCGCGGTGCAGGACTGGATCGTGTCGCACGGGCGACAAACCATGCAGCGTGTTCAGGACGACCCTGACAGCCTTGTCGAGTTGGCGCCTGACCGGCACAACGCTCGGATCGACTGGTTCTGCGGCCTTCCGCTCGAGGCACACATCGCGGCAACCGGGTCTCCGCTCGCTATCGATGGGCCTTCCGGATCCGACACACCCGCCGGAACTCCGGCCGACATGACCGACGAGACACGTACAAGGCAGCGTTTCCCCAGGCTGACGGCCTACCTCGACAACAACCCGTGGGTCGAAGCTCCGTGGGGACGCGCGGCCAGTTGA